The Sander vitreus isolate 19-12246 chromosome 5, sanVit1, whole genome shotgun sequence genome includes a region encoding these proteins:
- the kiss1rb gene encoding KISS1 receptor b — translation MILEPAANHSPDCGSVCNESAALEGQGPPVLVDAWLVPTFFGLIMLVGLVGNSLVIHVVTKHQQMKTVTNFYIVNLATTDIFFLVCCVPFTATLYPLPSWIFGEFMCRLVNYLQQVTAQATCITLSAMSVDRCYVTVYPLQSLRHRTPRMALAISVSIWIGSLLLSIPVAVYQRLEAGYWFGPQTYCSEVFPSARLQRAFIIYSFLAVYLLPLLTITACYAFMLKRMGRPSVNPIDSSYQLQVHAERAAAVRARVSRMVVVMVALFLICWGPIQVCILLQAFGLRSYVLYKLKIWGHCMSYANSSVNPLVYAFMGNNFRKAFKHAFPAIYLWRTRARVRVGNMDAEDGGETDCQAPKGEAEMQFLSSGS, via the exons ATGATACTGGAaccagcagccaatcacagtccAGATTGTGGGTCTGTGTGCAACGAGTCCGCAGCTCTGGAGGGCCAGGGGCCACCGGTGCTGGTCGACGCCTGGCTGGTCCCCACTTTCTTCGGCCTTATCATGCTGGTCGGCCTGGTCGGGAACTCGCTGGTCATCCATGTGGTCACCAAGCACCAGCAGATGAAGACCGTCACCAACTTTTATATAG TAAACCTGGCCACGACCGACATCTTCTTTCTGGTCTGCTGCGTTCCCTTCACTGCCACACTGTACCCACTGCCCAGCTGGATCTTTGGAGAGTTTATGTGCCGACTGGTGAACTACCTTCAGCAA GTGACTGCTCAGGCAACATGTATCACTCTGTCAGCTATGAGTGTGGACCGCTGCTATGTGACCGTCTATCCTCTGCAGTCACTGCGACACCGCACCCCGCGCATGGCTCTGGCCATCTCTGTGTCTATCTGGATAG GCTCCTTGCTTCTGTCGATCCCCGTAGCCGTGTACCAGCGTCTGGAGGCAGGATACTGGTTTGGTCCTCAGACGTACTGCAGTGAGGTCTTCCCCTCGGCCCGCCTCCAGAGAGCCTTCATCATCTACAGCTTCCTGGCTGTCTACCTGCTGCCCCTTCTCACCATAACCGCCTGTTACGCCTTCATGCTCAAGCGCATGGGGCGACCCAGTGTGAATCCCATCGACAGCAGCTACCAA CTTCAGGTTCATgcagagcgagcagcagcagtgcGGGCGCGAGTCTCCcggatggtggtggtgatggtggctCTATTCCTCATCTGCTGGGGCCCCATCCAGGTTTGCATCCTCCTGCAAGCTTTTGGCCTCCGCAGTTACGTCCTATATAAG CTGAAGATTTGGGGTCACTGCATGTCTTACGCCAACTCTTCCGTCAACCCGCTGGTTTACGCCTTCATGGGCAACAACTTCAGAAAGGCCTTCAAGCACGCCTTCCCCGCCATATATCTGTGGCGCACAAGGGCGAGAGTCAGGGTGGGAAACATGGACGCAGAGGACGGGGGTGAGACGGATTGCCAGGCACCCaagggagaagcagagatgcaATTTCTTTCATCTGGGTCCTAA